Proteins from a genomic interval of Sphingobacterium sp. SYP-B4668:
- a CDS encoding hybrid sensor histidine kinase/response regulator yields MQEELEILYIDDEINNLVGFKANFRYRYVVHTASNTADAQEILLKNPNIRIIFCDQRMPNEVGVDFLNRIKKDFPRPIRILLTAYADMNTVVDAVNKGHIFRFVRKPWMEEEIISSIEEANKFYIANSLLDIRNEELQKAYDELDKFAYSVSHDLRDPLTGVLSAVKLALTFDQIEHIHKLLTLMEDSLTRLDDYIDSLRDYYLLRRGELQLSEIDFRELFDNIKQFYKMYTQNSAVTFEINVHQMEGFKNDKAVLELILHNLLSNSFKYQRAESDKKSVTLSVSVANGQATIIVSDTGIGISSEHISDIFKLFFRGSDQAKGMGFGLYNVHSALLKLQGTIDVKSELGVGTTFVVVIPTK; encoded by the coding sequence ATGCAGGAAGAACTAGAAATACTATATATCGATGACGAGATAAACAATCTAGTTGGCTTTAAAGCTAATTTTAGGTATCGCTATGTGGTGCACACAGCATCCAATACTGCTGATGCGCAAGAAATCTTGCTTAAGAACCCTAATATACGTATCATTTTCTGTGATCAACGGATGCCTAATGAGGTTGGTGTGGATTTTTTGAATCGTATAAAAAAGGATTTCCCAAGACCTATTCGAATTTTATTGACGGCTTATGCAGATATGAACACCGTAGTAGATGCCGTAAACAAGGGACATATCTTTAGATTCGTTCGTAAACCTTGGATGGAAGAAGAGATTATCTCATCTATTGAAGAAGCGAATAAATTCTACATTGCCAACTCACTCTTGGATATTCGAAATGAGGAGCTGCAAAAGGCCTACGATGAGTTGGATAAATTTGCCTATAGCGTGAGTCATGATCTTAGGGATCCACTTACGGGTGTGTTGTCAGCAGTTAAGCTTGCATTGACCTTTGATCAAATAGAACATATTCATAAGTTATTGACCCTTATGGAAGACTCACTGACTCGGTTAGATGATTATATCGATAGCTTGCGTGACTATTATTTGTTGAGAAGGGGAGAGCTCCAATTGTCCGAAATTGATTTTCGCGAACTTTTTGATAATATTAAGCAGTTTTACAAGATGTATACGCAGAATAGTGCTGTTACGTTTGAAATTAATGTTCATCAGATGGAAGGCTTCAAAAATGATAAGGCCGTGCTTGAGCTCATTCTACACAACCTGTTGTCCAATTCTTTTAAGTACCAACGTGCTGAATCGGATAAAAAATCGGTCACATTGTCGGTCTCTGTAGCCAACGGTCAGGCAACGATTATTGTTAGTGACACTGGGATAGGAATTTCATCCGAACATATCAGTGATATCTTTAAGCTATTTTTTAGAGGGAGTGATCAAGCCAAGGGCATGGGCTTTGGGCTATACAATGTGCATAGTGCATTGTTAAAACTCCAAGGGACGATTGACGTGAAATCGGAACTAGGGGTAGGAACGACATTTGTCGTTGTCATTCCTACGAAATAG